A stretch of the Egicoccus sp. AB-alg6-2 genome encodes the following:
- the rpsK gene encoding 30S ribosomal protein S11: MAQKKQRGRRRERKNVMHAQCHIKATFNNTIITFTDQQGNVLSWSTGGNAGFKGSRKSTPFAAQVAAEQATKAAVDNGVRKVDVLCKGPGAGRETAIRTLAAAGIEVTSIKDITPVPHNGCRPPKRRRT, translated from the coding sequence ATGGCACAGAAGAAGCAGCGCGGTCGCCGGCGCGAGCGCAAGAATGTGATGCACGCCCAGTGCCACATCAAGGCGACCTTCAACAACACGATCATCACCTTCACCGATCAGCAGGGCAACGTCCTGTCGTGGTCGACGGGTGGCAACGCGGGCTTCAAGGGCTCGCGCAAGTCCACGCCGTTCGCCGCACAGGTCGCGGCCGAGCAGGCGACCAAGGCTGCCGTCGACAACGGCGTGCGCAAGGTCGACGTGCTCTGCAAAGGCCCTGGCGCTGGTCGCGAGACCGCTATCCGCACCCTCGCCGCCGCAGGCATCGAGGTGACGTCGATCAAGGACATCACCCCCGTGCCGCACAACGGCTGCCGGCCCCCCAAGCGCCGTCGCACCTGA
- the rpsM gene encoding 30S ribosomal protein S13 → MARIAGVDVPREKRVVIALTYIYGVGRTRAEETLAAAEVDPDTRVRDLTEEEIVRLRAHIENAYRVEGDLRREVANNIKRKIEIGSYQGIRHRLGLPVRGQRTHTNARSRKGPKRTVGGIRKPTRK, encoded by the coding sequence ATGGCACGTATCGCTGGCGTCGACGTCCCGCGCGAGAAGCGCGTGGTCATCGCACTCACCTACATCTACGGGGTCGGACGCACCCGCGCCGAGGAGACCCTGGCCGCGGCCGAGGTCGACCCCGACACCCGTGTCCGTGACCTGACCGAAGAAGAGATCGTGCGCCTGCGCGCGCACATCGAGAACGCGTACCGGGTCGAGGGTGACCTGCGTCGCGAGGTCGCGAACAACATCAAGCGCAAGATCGAAATCGGGTCCTACCAGGGCATCCGGCACCGTCTCGGCCTGCCGGTCCGCGGTCAGCGCACCCACACCAACGCGCGTAGCCGCAAGGGCCCCAAGCGCACCGTCGGCGGCATCCGCAAGCCGACGCGCAAGTAA
- the rpmJ gene encoding 50S ribosomal protein L36 codes for MKVHPSVKKQCDKCKIIRRRGSVRVICENPRHKQRQG; via the coding sequence GTGAAGGTCCATCCTTCCGTGAAGAAGCAGTGCGACAAGTGCAAGATCATCCGTCGCCGTGGAAGTGTGCGCGTGATCTGCGAGAACCCGCGCCACAAGCAGCGCCAGGGCTGA
- the infA gene encoding translation initiation factor IF-1, which yields MAEKEESIQVEGTVTEALPNTQFRVELENGHNVLAHISGKMRMHYIRILPGDKVVVELSPYDLSRGRITYRYK from the coding sequence GTGGCAGAGAAGGAAGAGTCCATCCAGGTGGAGGGCACCGTCACGGAGGCCCTCCCGAACACGCAGTTCCGCGTGGAGCTGGAGAACGGCCACAACGTGCTCGCCCACATCAGCGGGAAGATGCGGATGCACTACATCCGCATCCTGCCGGGCGACAAGGTGGTCGTGGAACTCTCTCCCTACGACCTGTCCCGTGGCCGGATCACCTACCGCTACAAGTAA
- the map gene encoding type I methionyl aminopeptidase, which translates to MIIKKTRADIDKMARAGALVAKVHEELMAALRPGMTTLDLDHIAEKIVVGDGAVPSFKGYRGFPATLCTSKNHQIVHGIPSKDVVLDEGDVISIDAGAIVDGFHGDSATTLIVGGEDAVDPAVAALVRETRNALWRGLGHVRDGNRLGDIGAAIEAVADDHGYGVVREYVGHGIGRSLHEDPSVPNYGRPGRGMKLSPGWVIAVEPMFNLGTEETRTLDDGWTVVTADGSVSAHWEHTIAITEDGPRVLTARSDEPATLDGADVPRW; encoded by the coding sequence ATGATCATCAAGAAGACCAGGGCCGACATCGACAAGATGGCGCGCGCCGGGGCACTGGTGGCCAAGGTCCACGAGGAGCTGATGGCCGCGCTGCGTCCGGGGATGACCACGCTCGACCTCGACCACATCGCCGAGAAGATCGTCGTCGGCGACGGGGCGGTGCCCTCCTTCAAGGGCTACCGCGGCTTTCCGGCCACGCTGTGCACCTCGAAGAACCACCAGATCGTGCACGGCATCCCGTCGAAGGACGTCGTCCTCGACGAGGGGGACGTGATTTCGATCGACGCCGGCGCGATCGTCGACGGCTTCCACGGCGACTCGGCCACGACGCTGATCGTCGGTGGCGAGGACGCCGTCGACCCGGCGGTCGCCGCGCTCGTGCGCGAGACCCGAAACGCCCTGTGGCGTGGGCTCGGCCACGTCCGTGACGGCAACCGCCTCGGCGACATCGGCGCCGCGATCGAGGCCGTCGCCGACGACCACGGCTACGGCGTCGTGCGCGAGTACGTCGGCCACGGCATCGGGCGCTCGCTGCACGAGGACCCCTCGGTGCCCAACTACGGGCGACCCGGACGCGGCATGAAGCTCTCGCCCGGATGGGTCATCGCGGTCGAGCCGATGTTCAACCTCGGCACCGAGGAAACCCGGACGCTCGACGACGGCTGGACCGTGGTCACCGCGGACGGGTCGGTGTCGGCGCACTGGGAGCACACGATCGCGATCACCGAGGACGGGCCGCGCGTGTTGACCGCCCGCAGCGACGAGCCGGCGACCCTGGACGGGGCCGACGTCCCGCGCTGGTGA
- a CDS encoding adenylate kinase has translation MRVILLGPPGAGKGTQAVRIAEAYDIPHISTGDILRANVREGTELGRKAKSFMDAGDLVPDDVILGMMGERLAEADAKNGFLFDGFPRTVPQAEALEGLLIERGQPIDVVLRMVVDAREVVQRLTGRRTCTGCGAVFHEAYDPPQAAGVCDKCGGKLVQRDDDAEDVVLNRLEVYRRSTEPLEEFYWGRGLLRDVEAVGTVDEVGGRIDTILREHA, from the coding sequence GTGCGCGTGATCCTGTTGGGACCCCCGGGAGCCGGCAAGGGAACCCAGGCCGTCCGCATCGCCGAGGCCTACGACATCCCCCACATCTCCACGGGTGACATCCTGCGGGCCAACGTGCGCGAGGGGACCGAGCTCGGCCGCAAGGCGAAGTCGTTCATGGACGCGGGCGACCTCGTGCCCGACGACGTGATCCTGGGCATGATGGGCGAGCGCCTCGCCGAGGCCGACGCCAAGAACGGGTTCCTGTTCGACGGGTTCCCGCGCACGGTCCCACAGGCCGAGGCGCTCGAGGGGCTGCTCATCGAGCGCGGCCAGCCGATCGACGTCGTGCTGCGGATGGTGGTCGACGCCCGTGAGGTCGTCCAGCGCCTGACGGGTCGTCGGACCTGCACCGGCTGCGGTGCGGTCTTCCACGAGGCGTACGACCCGCCACAGGCCGCGGGGGTGTGCGACAAGTGCGGTGGGAAGCTCGTCCAGCGTGACGACGACGCCGAGGACGTGGTGCTCAACCGCCTCGAGGTGTACCGGCGCTCGACCGAGCCGCTCGAGGAGTTCTACTGGGGCCGCGGCCTGCTGCGCGACGTCGAGGCCGTCGGCACCGTCGACGAGGTCGGCGGACGTATCGACACCATCCTCCGTGAGCACGCCTGA
- the secY gene encoding preprotein translocase subunit SecY, protein MLRAFVNAFKIPDLRRKLLFTLGIIAIYRLGGWIPVPGVEIDLLRDAVAGAGAGGIVGIINLFAGGALQQMAVFSLGIMPYITASIIMQLLAVVIPKLEALQREGEQGRKKITQYTRYITIGLALLQSTTLVTLARNGTAFGVNVMPGAGTGTIILMVLTLTAGTGLIMWLGELITQRGIGNGMSLLIYVSIISQFPSQLYALQAEKQLESPFEGWEWVAGVLLMGVFLTVAVVFMEMGQRRIPVQYARRQVGRRSYGGQSTYIPLKVNQSGVIPVIFASSLMYLPGLIANVSGSQRMQAWTEVYLADAAHWFYILTFAALTIFFAYFYTAIAFNPVEVADNMKRYGGFIPGIRPGRQTAEYLDRVLTRITLPGSLYLAAVAVLPFVLLAVGNVTAFPLGGVSLLIMVGVALQTMQQVESQLMQRNYEGFLR, encoded by the coding sequence ATGCTCCGAGCGTTCGTCAACGCCTTCAAGATCCCCGACCTGCGGCGCAAGCTGCTGTTCACGCTGGGGATCATCGCCATCTACCGCCTCGGCGGCTGGATCCCGGTCCCCGGGGTCGAGATCGACCTGCTGCGCGACGCCGTGGCCGGCGCGGGCGCGGGCGGCATCGTCGGCATCATCAACCTGTTCGCCGGTGGCGCGCTGCAGCAGATGGCGGTGTTCTCGCTCGGGATCATGCCCTACATCACCGCCAGCATCATCATGCAGCTGCTGGCCGTGGTGATCCCCAAGCTCGAGGCGCTCCAGCGCGAAGGCGAGCAGGGCCGCAAGAAGATCACCCAGTACACGCGCTACATCACCATCGGTCTCGCGCTGCTGCAGTCCACGACCCTGGTGACCCTGGCGCGAAACGGCACCGCGTTCGGGGTGAACGTGATGCCGGGGGCGGGCACCGGCACGATCATCCTGATGGTGCTGACGCTGACCGCCGGGACCGGCCTGATCATGTGGCTCGGTGAGCTCATCACCCAGCGCGGCATCGGCAACGGCATGTCGCTGCTGATCTACGTCTCGATCATCAGCCAGTTCCCCTCGCAGCTGTACGCCCTCCAGGCCGAGAAGCAGCTCGAGTCGCCGTTCGAGGGCTGGGAATGGGTGGCCGGCGTGCTGCTCATGGGCGTGTTCCTCACCGTGGCCGTGGTGTTCATGGAGATGGGTCAGCGCCGCATCCCCGTGCAGTACGCCCGCCGCCAGGTCGGCCGCCGCAGCTACGGCGGCCAGTCGACCTACATCCCGCTGAAGGTGAACCAGTCCGGCGTCATCCCGGTCATCTTCGCCTCGTCGCTGATGTACCTGCCGGGCCTGATCGCCAACGTGTCGGGCTCGCAGCGCATGCAGGCGTGGACCGAGGTCTACCTCGCCGACGCCGCGCACTGGTTCTACATCCTGACGTTCGCGGCGCTGACGATCTTCTTCGCCTACTTCTACACGGCGATCGCGTTCAACCCCGTCGAGGTCGCCGACAACATGAAGCGCTACGGCGGCTTCATCCCGGGCATCCGGCCGGGCCGGCAGACCGCGGAGTACCTCGACCGGGTGCTCACGCGCATCACCCTGCCGGGCTCGCTGTACCTCGCCGCGGTGGCGGTGCTGCCGTTCGTGCTGCTTGCGGTCGGCAACGTGACCGCGTTCCCGCTCGGTGGCGTCAGCCTGCTGATCATGGTGGGTGTCGCGCTGCAGACGATGCAGCAGGTCGAGTCGCAGCTGATGCAGCGCAACTACGAGGGCTTCCTGCGCTGA
- the rplO gene encoding 50S ribosomal protein L15 gives MTIKLHHLKPSEGAKTDKKRVARGDRGRGGKTAGRGTKGTGARGTVPAGFEGGQMPLIRRQPKRPGFNNPNKVEYAVVNVSRLEEFFEAGDEVTVASLTAKGLVKKKRPVKILGHGDLTKALTVDVDALTGTARDKISAAGGTVRD, from the coding sequence ATGACCATCAAGCTGCACCACCTCAAGCCCTCCGAGGGCGCGAAGACCGACAAGAAGCGCGTCGCCCGTGGTGACCGTGGCCGTGGCGGCAAGACCGCCGGCCGTGGCACCAAGGGCACCGGCGCGCGCGGCACGGTGCCGGCCGGGTTCGAGGGCGGCCAGATGCCCCTGATCCGTCGCCAGCCCAAGCGCCCCGGGTTCAACAACCCCAACAAGGTCGAGTACGCGGTCGTCAACGTCTCGCGCCTCGAGGAGTTCTTCGAGGCCGGCGACGAGGTCACGGTCGCGTCGCTGACCGCCAAGGGCCTGGTCAAGAAGAAGCGTCCCGTCAAGATCCTCGGCCACGGTGACCTCACCAAGGCGCTGACGGTCGACGTCGACGCCCTGACCGGCACCGCGCGCGACAAGATCAGCGCAGCCGGCGGCACCGTCCGCGACTGA
- the rpmD gene encoding 50S ribosomal protein L30: protein MAEKMLRITQTRSVIGRTQDQRATVRSLGLKRIRHTVEQPDRPEIRGMLRKVPHLVSWEVVDAAEPNTQAGKV from the coding sequence ATGGCTGAGAAGATGCTGCGCATCACCCAGACACGGTCGGTCATCGGCCGCACCCAGGACCAGCGCGCCACCGTGCGGTCCCTGGGCCTCAAGCGCATCCGCCACACCGTCGAGCAGCCGGACCGGCCGGAGATCCGTGGGATGCTCCGCAAGGTGCCCCACCTCGTGTCGTGGGAAGTCGTGGACGCGGCGGAGCCGAACACGCAGGCAGGGAAGGTCTGA
- the rpsE gene encoding 30S ribosomal protein S5, giving the protein MAANNRGGGGPGRGGRGQGDRRGRGREQEREQYDERVVAINRVAKVVKGGRRFQFTALVVVGDGKGMVGVGHGKAKEVQSAIQKGVEEAKKNFFKVPMVGNTIVHPVVGRAGAGQVMLKPAAPGTGVIAGGPVRAVIEAAGIHDLLAKSLGTANPINVVHATIEGLKSQRSAHEIATLRDKAVEDVAPKKMLETMRQGGK; this is encoded by the coding sequence ATGGCAGCCAACAACCGTGGAGGCGGCGGTCCGGGACGCGGTGGTCGCGGCCAGGGCGACCGTCGCGGTCGTGGTCGTGAGCAGGAGCGCGAGCAGTACGACGAGCGCGTCGTCGCGATCAACCGTGTCGCCAAGGTCGTCAAGGGCGGTCGCCGGTTCCAGTTCACCGCGCTCGTGGTCGTCGGCGACGGCAAGGGCATGGTCGGTGTCGGACACGGCAAGGCCAAGGAAGTCCAGTCGGCGATCCAGAAGGGCGTCGAAGAGGCCAAGAAGAACTTCTTCAAGGTCCCGATGGTCGGCAACACCATCGTGCACCCCGTCGTGGGTCGCGCCGGTGCCGGCCAGGTCATGCTGAAGCCGGCCGCGCCGGGTACCGGGGTCATCGCCGGTGGTCCGGTGCGCGCGGTGATCGAAGCCGCCGGCATCCACGACCTGCTCGCCAAGTCACTGGGCACCGCGAACCCGATCAACGTCGTGCACGCCACGATCGAGGGCCTCAAGAGCCAGCGCTCGGCCCACGAGATCGCCACCCTGCGTGACAAGGCGGTCGAGGACGTGGCCCCGAAGAAGATGCTCGAGACCATGCGACAGGGTGGGAAGTGA
- the rplR gene encoding 50S ribosomal protein L18: MDASKKRLARQRRQKRIRKHVRGTADRPRLSVYRSNSHIYAQLIDDVNGHTVAAASSLEADVSKGDDAKVGVAKQVGTLVGQRAKDAGISTCVFDRGGNRYAGRVAALAEGAREAGLEF; the protein is encoded by the coding sequence ATGGACGCGAGCAAGAAGCGCCTCGCCCGCCAACGCCGGCAGAAGCGCATCCGCAAGCACGTACGGGGAACGGCCGACCGGCCGCGCCTGTCCGTGTACCGCAGCAACAGCCACATCTACGCCCAGCTCATCGACGACGTCAACGGTCACACCGTGGCCGCGGCGTCCTCGCTGGAGGCGGACGTGTCGAAGGGTGACGACGCCAAGGTCGGCGTCGCCAAGCAGGTCGGCACGCTCGTCGGTCAGCGCGCCAAGGACGCCGGCATCTCGACCTGCGTCTTCGATCGCGGCGGCAACCGCTACGCCGGTCGTGTTGCGGCCCTCGCCGAGGGCGCCCGCGAGGCGGGGCTCGAGTTCTGA
- the rplF gene encoding 50S ribosomal protein L6, which translates to MSRIGKLPVPVPDGVDVSLSGLSVTVKGPRGELTRTMPEGVTLSRDDDGAVVVTRNGESRTERSRHGLVRTLIANMVEGVTTGYSKSLELVGVGYRAASKGSDVELQVGYSHPVTIEAPEGISIEVPAPTRITVSGIDKVLVGQIAANIRKVRPPEPYKGKGIKYEGEHIRRKAGKAAGR; encoded by the coding sequence ATGTCCCGCATTGGCAAGCTTCCCGTCCCGGTCCCCGACGGCGTCGACGTCTCCCTCAGTGGGTTGAGCGTCACCGTCAAGGGTCCCAGGGGCGAACTGACCCGCACCATGCCCGAGGGCGTCACGCTGTCGCGTGACGACGACGGCGCGGTCGTGGTCACCCGCAACGGCGAGTCGCGGACCGAGCGTTCGCGTCACGGCCTGGTGCGTACCCTGATCGCCAACATGGTCGAGGGTGTCACCACCGGCTACAGCAAGTCGCTCGAGCTCGTCGGCGTCGGCTACCGCGCCGCGTCGAAGGGTTCCGACGTCGAGTTGCAGGTCGGCTACAGCCACCCGGTCACCATCGAGGCACCCGAGGGGATCTCGATCGAGGTGCCCGCTCCCACCCGCATCACGGTGAGCGGCATCGACAAGGTGCTGGTCGGCCAGATCGCTGCCAACATCCGCAAGGTCAGGCCCCCCGAGCCCTACAAGGGCAAGGGCATCAAGTACGAGGGCGAGCACATCCGCCGCAAGGCCGGGAAGGCCGCAGGCCGCTAG
- the rpsH gene encoding 30S ribosomal protein S8 has translation MTMTDPVADMLTRVRNASIAYHDTTTMPSSKIKVNVARILEQEGYITGWSLDDATPQPNLTIKMKYGPNRERVIAGLRRISKPGLRVYVKKDEIPRVLGGLGVAILSTNAGLMTDRTARKEGKGGEVIAYVW, from the coding sequence ATGACGATGACCGACCCAGTGGCGGACATGCTCACGCGTGTCCGGAACGCGTCGATCGCGTACCACGACACGACCACCATGCCCTCGTCGAAGATCAAGGTGAACGTCGCCCGGATCCTCGAGCAGGAGGGCTACATCACCGGTTGGTCGCTCGACGACGCGACCCCCCAGCCCAACCTGACCATCAAGATGAAGTACGGCCCCAACCGTGAGCGCGTCATCGCGGGCCTGCGTCGCATCTCGAAGCCCGGTCTGCGCGTGTACGTGAAGAAGGACGAGATCCCCCGCGTCCTGGGCGGCCTCGGTGTCGCGATCCTGTCCACCAACGCCGGCCTGATGACCGACCGCACTGCCCGTAAAGAGGGCAAGGGCGGCGAGGTCATCGCCTACGTCTGGTAG
- a CDS encoding type Z 30S ribosomal protein S14 → MAKKSKIAQQKRGMKYGVQNYTRCERCGRPRAVFKRFRLCRVCFREMAHAGELPGIKKASW, encoded by the coding sequence ATGGCGAAGAAGTCGAAGATCGCGCAGCAGAAGCGCGGCATGAAGTACGGCGTGCAGAACTACACGCGCTGCGAGCGGTGCGGCCGTCCGCGCGCGGTGTTCAAGCGCTTCCGTCTCTGCCGCGTCTGTTTCCGCGAGATGGCCCACGCCGGCGAACTGCCCGGCATCAAGAAGGCGTCCTGGTAG
- the rplE gene encoding 50S ribosomal protein L5 — protein MSDTETTTAPAAATAKVTPRLKQRYLDEIRPQLLEQLGVNAMRVPNLEKIVVNVGLGEAVNDSKALEGAIRDLQTITGQKPRVNRARKSIAAFKLREGMPIGVKVTLRGDRMWEFFDRLLSVALPRIRDFRGLKATAFDGNGNYTFGLTEQLVFSEIDYDQIDAVRGMDITIVTTADNDEHGRAFLDAYGFPFVRDTQG, from the coding sequence ATGAGCGACACCGAGACCACGACCGCCCCCGCGGCGGCGACCGCCAAGGTCACGCCGCGCCTCAAGCAGCGTTACCTCGACGAGATCCGTCCGCAGCTGCTCGAGCAGCTCGGCGTCAACGCCATGCGCGTGCCCAACCTCGAGAAGATCGTCGTCAACGTCGGTCTCGGCGAGGCGGTCAACGACTCCAAGGCGCTCGAGGGCGCGATCCGCGACCTGCAGACCATCACCGGGCAGAAGCCCCGCGTGAACCGCGCCCGCAAGTCGATCGCCGCCTTCAAGCTGCGCGAGGGCATGCCCATCGGCGTCAAGGTCACCCTCCGCGGTGACCGCATGTGGGAGTTCTTCGACCGCCTGCTGTCGGTCGCCCTGCCGCGTATCCGTGACTTCCGCGGCCTCAAGGCGACCGCCTTCGACGGCAACGGCAACTACACGTTCGGGCTCACCGAGCAGCTGGTGTTCTCCGAGATCGACTACGACCAGATCGACGCCGTGCGTGGCATGGACATCACCATCGTCACCACCGCCGACAACGACGAGCACGGCCGCGCGTTCCTCGACGCCTACGGCTTCCCGTTCGTCCGCGACACCCAAGGCTAA
- the rplX gene encoding 50S ribosomal protein L24 — protein sequence MRRIRKDDQVQVIAGKDAGTSGRVIKVFTDRDRVLVEGRNYVKKHQRIQSQRGGAQEGGIIETEAAIHISNVLPICPSCDQPTRVGYRYENEGDRRSKVRVCKKCDATF from the coding sequence ATGCGCCGTATTCGCAAGGACGACCAGGTCCAGGTGATCGCCGGCAAGGACGCGGGCACCTCAGGGCGCGTCATCAAGGTGTTCACCGACCGCGACCGCGTGCTGGTCGAGGGCCGCAACTACGTCAAGAAGCACCAGCGGATCCAGAGCCAGCGTGGTGGCGCCCAGGAGGGCGGCATCATCGAGACCGAGGCCGCGATCCACATCTCCAACGTGTTGCCGATCTGCCCCTCGTGCGACCAGCCGACCCGCGTCGGCTACCGCTACGAGAACGAGGGCGACCGGCGCAGCAAGGTCCGCGTCTGCAAGAAGTGCGACGCCACCTTCTGA
- the rplN gene encoding 50S ribosomal protein L14, with the protein MIQQESRLKVADNSGAREVLCIRVLGGSGRRYASVGDVFVGTVKNAIPQSNVKKGEVVRCVVVRTSKERRRPDGSYVRFDDNACVIIRPDGSPRGTRIFGPVARELRDSKFMRIISLAPEVL; encoded by the coding sequence ATGATCCAGCAGGAATCGCGGCTGAAGGTCGCGGACAACTCGGGAGCACGCGAAGTGCTGTGCATCCGGGTGCTCGGCGGGTCCGGGCGGCGCTACGCGTCGGTCGGTGACGTCTTCGTCGGCACCGTCAAGAACGCGATCCCCCAGTCCAACGTCAAGAAGGGCGAGGTCGTCCGCTGCGTGGTCGTGCGCACCAGCAAGGAGCGCCGGCGGCCGGACGGCTCGTATGTCCGATTCGACGACAACGCGTGCGTGATCATCCGCCCCGACGGCAGCCCGCGCGGGACCCGCATCTTCGGTCCCGTCGCCCGCGAGCTGCGCGACAGCAAGTTCATGCGGATCATCTCGCTCGCGCCGGAGGTTCTGTAG
- the rpsQ gene encoding 30S ribosomal protein S17: MADTTERSTTRKERQGVVVSDVQDKTIVVRVDRRTTHPLYGKTMKSSKKYHVHDETNDANLGDTVRIIETRPLSKLKRWRLAEVIERAK; the protein is encoded by the coding sequence ATGGCAGACACCACCGAGCGCAGCACCACCCGAAAAGAGCGCCAGGGCGTCGTCGTGTCCGACGTGCAGGACAAGACCATCGTCGTGCGCGTCGACCGGCGGACCACCCACCCGCTGTACGGCAAGACGATGAAGTCGTCGAAGAAGTACCACGTCCACGACGAGACCAACGACGCCAACCTCGGCGACACGGTCCGCATCATCGAGACCCGGCCGCTGTCGAAGCTGAAGCGCTGGCGCCTGGCCGAGGTCATCGAACGCGCCAAGTGA
- the rpmC gene encoding 50S ribosomal protein L29 → MSTATELRELPDDELRQALTENKEELFNLRFQVVTGQLDDPRRINTVKREIARILTVMREREIAAARDTEA, encoded by the coding sequence GTGAGCACCGCGACCGAGCTGCGAGAACTTCCCGACGACGAGTTGCGTCAGGCACTGACCGAGAACAAGGAGGAGCTGTTCAACCTCCGGTTCCAGGTCGTGACCGGCCAGCTCGACGATCCCCGTCGGATCAACACCGTCAAGCGCGAGATCGCGCGCATCCTTACCGTGATGCGGGAGCGCGAGATCGCCGCCGCACGTGACACCGAGGCCTGA
- the rplP gene encoding 50S ribosomal protein L16, with the protein MLAPKRVKHRKQHRPRPLKGLSKGHTQVYVGDYGLMATTPGWITARQIESARIAITRAIKRGGKVRITIFPDRSITRKPLETRMGSGKGSPDHWVAAVKPGRIMFELSGVSEELAREAMRKASHKLPVKTKFVKREEGGE; encoded by the coding sequence ATGCTCGCTCCCAAGCGCGTCAAGCACCGCAAGCAGCACCGGCCGCGCCCGCTCAAGGGCCTGTCCAAGGGCCACACCCAGGTCTACGTGGGTGACTACGGCCTGATGGCGACCACGCCGGGCTGGATCACCGCACGGCAGATCGAGTCCGCCCGTATCGCCATCACGCGCGCCATCAAGCGTGGCGGCAAGGTGCGGATCACGATCTTCCCCGACCGTTCCATCACCCGGAAGCCGCTCGAGACCCGCATGGGTTCGGGCAAGGGCTCGCCCGACCACTGGGTCGCGGCGGTCAAGCCCGGCCGGATCATGTTCGAGCTGTCCGGCGTCTCCGAGGAGCTGGCCCGCGAGGCCATGCGCAAGGCGTCGCACAAGCTCCCCGTCAAGACCAAGTTCGTCAAGCGCGAGGAGGGCGGCGAGTGA
- the rpsC gene encoding 30S ribosomal protein S3 has protein sequence MGQKVNPYGFRLGVTTDWKSKWIADKKEYAAYLHEDDRVRKYVRQRVRHAGISRIDITRTRDNVEVSVQAARPGIVIGRRGAEADAIRADLEKLTSKKVKLNIIEIKNPELDAQVVAFNVAEQLRGRVSFRRAMRRAVQSAMKAGAKGIRIQVAGRLGGAEMSRTEWYREGRVPLHTLRAKVDYGFDEARTTYGRIGVKVWVYTGEQIGSGEEAEAQRAMDRAKALAEGRPVDDRPGRRKSARKAASVAKKVTGVGSRQQPTKAPAEQTPSDTSDTAGSPATPGGPGHTTPASVTEAGETPKSDVEQATTESLPPQSGPMAVDSITEADVTPGDETAPTDAVPAGSPEGANAEADTDKPSTSVTDVEQAGDTPAPAGDDEAGKEGES, from the coding sequence ATGGGTCAGAAGGTCAACCCCTACGGCTTCCGCCTCGGTGTCACCACCGACTGGAAGTCCAAGTGGATCGCGGACAAGAAGGAATACGCCGCGTACCTCCACGAGGACGACCGGGTGCGCAAGTACGTCCGCCAGCGCGTGCGTCACGCCGGCATCAGCCGCATCGACATCACCCGTACCCGTGACAACGTCGAGGTCAGTGTCCAGGCGGCGCGTCCCGGCATCGTCATCGGTCGCCGCGGTGCCGAGGCCGACGCGATCCGGGCCGATCTCGAGAAGCTGACCTCCAAGAAGGTCAAGCTCAACATCATCGAGATCAAGAACCCCGAGCTCGACGCGCAGGTCGTGGCGTTCAACGTCGCCGAGCAGCTGCGCGGCCGCGTCTCGTTCCGTCGTGCCATGCGGCGCGCCGTGCAGTCGGCCATGAAGGCCGGTGCCAAGGGCATCCGCATCCAGGTCGCGGGTCGTCTCGGCGGCGCCGAGATGAGCCGGACCGAGTGGTACCGCGAGGGCCGCGTGCCGCTGCACACGCTGCGCGCCAAGGTCGACTACGGCTTCGACGAGGCTCGCACGACCTACGGCCGCATCGGCGTCAAGGTCTGGGTCTACACCGGTGAGCAGATCGGCTCCGGCGAAGAGGCCGAGGCACAGCGGGCCATGGACCGGGCCAAGGCCCTGGCCGAGGGCCGTCCCGTCGACGACCGTCCGGGTCGCCGCAAGTCGGCCCGCAAGGCCGCCAGCGTCGCCAAGAAGGTCACCGGCGTCGGCTCGCGCCAGCAGCCCACCAAGGCTCCTGCCGAGCAGACCCCCTCCGACACCTCCGACACCGCGGGCTCGCCCGCGACGCCGGGCGGCCCGGGGCACACCACCCCGGCCAGCGTGACCGAGGCCGGCGAGACGCCGAAGAGCGACGTCGAGCAGGCCACCACCGAGTCGCTGCCCCCGCAGTCGGGCCCGATGGCCGTCGACAGCATCACCGAAGCCGACGTCACCCCCGGTGACGAGACGGCACCGACCGACGCGGTCCCGGCCGGCTCGCCCGAGGGCGCCAACGCCGAGGCCGACACCGACAAGCCGTCCACGTCCGTCACCGACGTCGAGCAGGCCGGGGACACCCCGGCGCCGGCCGGGGACGACGAGGCCGGCAAGGAAGGGGAGAGCTGA